AAATCTAATGTACGCCTAAATATATATGACGAAACGGAAGCTTATTTATCTAAATTAGTTGGCAGTGAAGCTTGTGTTAGCATGTCTTCCGGGTATTTAGCCGGACAACTTATTGCTCAAAGTTTAAACACTGAAAAGCACAGTTTTTTTTATGCTCCAAATACACATGCCGCATTAAATTTATCAATTACAGAAAATAAATCAACCCCGTCTTATAGAGAGCTAAAAGCCATTTTAAGTTTTCATTTAGCAAACCAAACAGAAGAAACCCCTGTTGTTTTTTTAGATGCTGTAGATTTTTATGGTACAAATTTTCCTGATTTTGAAGGTTTAAAATCGTTACCACTTTCTAATACTATTTTGGTGGTAGACGATTCTCATGGCATCGGTATTACTGGTGAAAATGGTGGTGGCGTATTTAAAACTATTGAGACATTAAACCCAAAAGAACTTATAGTTTGCTGCTCTTTAGGGAAAGGTTTCGGAATTCAAGCTGGTGCTATTTTTGGATCTAAGTACAGAATTAACAAATTAGAAAGCACGGCATTTTTTGGAGGTTCTAGTCCTGCTGCTCCAGCTAATTTAGCAACTATAGTTAGCGCAGAAAACATCTATAATGCGAAACGAAAAATGCTAAAATATAATATCGATTATTTTATAAACAATATAGAAAATCTTGAAAGGTTTAAGTGGATGAAAACACATCCTGCTTTTAGCTTTTCTAATGAACAATTAAATAAACATCTCGAAAATAATAACATTATAGTAACTAGTTTTAGGTATCCCGATGAAACATCACCTATAATGAGTAGAATTGTAATTAGTGCAGCCCATACAGAAGAAGAT
The window above is part of the Algibacter sp. L3A6 genome. Proteins encoded here:
- a CDS encoding aminotransferase class I/II-fold pyridoxal phosphate-dependent enzyme; its protein translation is MVYNLDSFPSNHISTEDKNYLYFGGTSYLGLQTDVDFQNIFIENIRKHGTNYGASRKSNVRLNIYDETEAYLSKLVGSEACVSMSSGYLAGQLIAQSLNTEKHSFFYAPNTHAALNLSITENKSTPSYRELKAILSFHLANQTEETPVVFLDAVDFYGTNFPDFEGLKSLPLSNTILVVDDSHGIGITGENGGGVFKTIETLNPKELIVCCSLGKGFGIQAGAIFGSKYRINKLESTAFFGGSSPAAPANLATIVSAENIYNAKRKMLKYNIDYFINNIENLERFKWMKTHPAFSFSNEQLNKHLENNNIIVTSFRYPDETSPIMSRIVISAAHTEEDISRLCEVLNGYK